The Brachyspira hyodysenteriae ATCC 27164 sequence ACCTATCAAAGATAATTTTTTTAATTCTATATTTAGATTTTTTTTGGTAATCAAAAATAAAGAGATAATTGAAAATACAAAAAGAGGAATTGTAGAATCTCTAAAAAATTTAATAACAATTAAAAAAGCACTCATTATATTGGATAAAGTTAAATTTGATATATTAAATACTACTAAATAATCACTTCCCTCTACATTATTGCTATTAATAAATAAATTTAAAACTAGCTGAAACAATATTATAGATACTATCAATACAGAATAATATTTAATATACGATATTATACTTTTTTTACTGAATAAACTTTTAAAGCTATTATTATACTCCAATAATAATGGTATAAATATTCCTAATGGTAATGCTAAAGAAGATCTAAAGAAATATGCAATGGCCATACATATTGCTGATATAAATATTTTGCTCTCTAAAATAAAGTATATTGATAAAACAATAAACATAAGAAGCCAACCGTCTGTATATGCTTGAACCAAAATATACGATGTTTCAAACGATAATATAACAAATAAAATTAATAAAATAGATACAGATATATTTTTATCAATAAATTTGTTTAATAATTTATATGAAAACACAACAGTCAATACAGTAGGAATTAAACTTATAATAATTAAATAAGATAACTGAGTATTTCCAAATAAAAACATAGTAGTAACGGTAGTTATAATCGAAAATATAGTAGCAGGATATTCAAATAATTCTCTTTTATAGAATATATCTATACCTCTTGATATATAATTAATGGCATCCCATACTAGCAACCCTCTATCAAGAAATATCAGGTATATAAATATAATTATCATAGAAAATATTATAAAGTAATTATTGTATATAAAATCTTTAAACCTATCAAATAAATGAATATTAGTTATGGAAATGAGTATTAATATAATTGCTGCAAATAATGTATATATCTCTTTTTTTATTTTTAAATAATAGTATACATTATCTATTTTACCATCTTTTATTTCATTTGAAGTTACAATTTTACCAAATGGACTGCCATATCCTGTAAATGATATATCTATAACATTATCAGGTAATTTTTTCTTATTTATGTAAACACCATATATATCACTATTTCTAAATATTTTATCATAATATTGTATTCTTACAGAATAAGAATATCTTGTATCATTTATTCTTTCTACTAATTTCATATCACCAAAAGAACATTTTCTATCAATTCTGCCAAGTATATAAAATATTATTAATAATAATGTTAATACAAAAATTATACTATATACAATGTACTTATTAACTTTCATATTTAATCCTATTTTTATAAAATAAATTATAGTTTTTTAAATATTATATATAAATTTTAAAAATTTATAAGTGTTTTAACTTTACAATTTAATTTTTTACAACAAACTATATTATAAAATTATAAAGTCTAAATAAAAAATGAGGCAGAATTCTCTACCTCATTTTATTTATTAATTTTAATTTTTAATTATTATATTACCATTTAAGTATAAATTCAGTATAAATCTCACCATCTTTAATTGACTTTGTAATCTCCATACTAGATCTAATATGAGTAATAGACTCAAGTAAAAGACTAGACCAAGCAAGTATAGCAAGTTCAATAACTTCAGGATCTTCATTAAAGTTTGTAAGATGAACTACTAATAATTTTCTTCTAGCCTTAATTAATTCTATTTTAGCCGGATCAAATAGATCAGGGAATATATGTTCAGCTGCATAGCTTAAAGTAAAATGCTTAGGTATAAAGAATAGTAAATGTGTCAAATATTTAGGTATTATCTGTCTGTAATGATATTCAGAAATCTCTTTAATACCTGTATTAGCACCGGAATAGAATAAATCACATACCAACTTATAAGGCTTATGGAATGAAGTCATATAAGGATACCATTCCTTACTTGATATTTCATTTTTATATATTAAAGCAGATGAAGGCTCCATAGCTGTTACCCATTTTTGATATCCTTCTTCTCCGAATTTTGTCTTTATAAATTCTTTTAATATGATTAATGTTATACCTCTTACTCTTTGAGTAACTGTATCTTTCTTAGTTTTTATATCTCTTATCTTATACTGAGATATTTCTGTTTCAAGTTCTGACAACAACTTATTATTATCATTAGCAAATTTATTCATAACATTTGCAGAAGTAGAAAGATCATTTGAACTATCAGAAATACTTACAACACTTGTATGTATAGACTCAGATATATTTTTGAGTTTATTCATAGTTTTTGATGTAGATATAGAAATATTATGAAGAGATTCAAGACTATTTTTTATATTTCCAAGTTTATCAGCCATATCAATATATTGGGTTTTAATATGATCACTTGACTGAGAGATTTTAGTAATAGAGTCTACTATTTCATTAATAGCCTTTAATTGCTCTACAGAAGATACATGCACTGTGTCCATAATCTCTGTAACTTCCTGTACATCTTTAGTAAGTATATCAAATTGTTCAGTAGATTCTGTTAAGTCATTAGTAGTGATAATGATTTTTTCTTCTATGTTTTGAAGAACTTTATTAGCATTATCAGCCTGTTCGTTAGAAACCTCAGATAATTTACGTATCTCTTCAGCAACTACTGCGAAACCTGAACTGTATTTTCCGGCATGTGCAGCCTCAATAGCAGCATTCATAGCCAAGAGGTTTGTTTGATGCGCTATGTTTCTAATAGAACTTACGAAATTGGAAATGAATCCTAATGCATTTCTCAAATCGCCTGTAGCCATAGAAGTTGCCTGCATCTTCTCTTTACTTTTTACAGAAGCTAATGATAAGTCCTTAGCTTTGTTTGTAGCTTTAGAAATAATAGAGTCTATGTTTTCAATAGTTTTACTCATTTCCTCAACTGAAGCGGCTATCTGTTCTATATTTTCACCTTCTTCAATGATTTTGCTTTGAAGTTCTCTAGTATCTCTTTCAACCGAATCAATATTATTAGTATTGGCAGATATATATTCCTGCATATTTTGGTTGCTGCTTTCTACTATTTCTACCTGATTCAATTCATCATTAACATTATTTTTAATAACTTCTATGTTATTATTAATTCCGTATATTATCTCTAAGTTATCGCTGATTTTCTGAGAAAGCGTATCACTTTGTTTTTTAGAAGTTAAAATAGTTCTTTTTACACTTGAAA is a genomic window containing:
- a CDS encoding methyl-accepting chemotaxis protein, whose translation is MGIKIRIILIIVGVMVLVAFSTNFLSNTLNTETFSAIIERSLDYRFKLIEKEFEYNIISAREEAAKISTTLSVDYNNIKNYPIEERDEYFRNFLSATVNESQLYFNRIVSVLFHPAVMGDGNEPFTIYRYSTFNKEFTKINTTNKAMWDTLTNTYGQTYKSILRRQILKPYMISEGPHIGITFNISSTIPDMQNEERIIGLANVGVLFNYSTENIKDILDIEGADIMVIDKKNSAIINSKNPDIVNSRIDVLFPEYYEIFNYNLSTGYSRTDDIEINNTLYKSYVANIAGLINIVMLIPNSYYTAQIKDMNNAIFYTIIIAFLMAIVTIIFFIKLLFSSITKISDAIGNSVDNKDLTVKIPAISGSDEIGEMTKWVGLLNNSLQSVLSSVKRTILTSKKQSDTLSQKISDNLEIIYGINNNIEVIKNNVNDELNQVEIVESSNQNMQEYISANTNNIDSVERDTRELQSKIIEEGENIEQIAASVEEMSKTIENIDSIISKATNKAKDLSLASVKSKEKMQATSMATGDLRNALGFISNFVSSIRNIAHQTNLLAMNAAIEAAHAGKYSSGFAVVAEEIRKLSEVSNEQADNANKVLQNIEEKIIITTNDLTESTEQFDILTKDVQEVTEIMDTVHVSSVEQLKAINEIVDSITKISQSSDHIKTQYIDMADKLGNIKNSLESLHNISISTSKTMNKLKNISESIHTSVVSISDSSNDLSTSANVMNKFANDNNKLLSELETEISQYKIRDIKTKKDTVTQRVRGITLIILKEFIKTKFGEEGYQKWVTAMEPSSALIYKNEISSKEWYPYMTSFHKPYKLVCDLFYSGANTGIKEISEYHYRQIIPKYLTHLLFFIPKHFTLSYAAEHIFPDLFDPAKIELIKARRKLLVVHLTNFNEDPEVIELAILAWSSLLLESITHIRSSMEITKSIKDGEIYTEFILKW